Within the Agromyces ramosus genome, the region GGGCTCACCTGCTGGAGGCGTTCGACCATCGGCAGCCCGAAGGTGAGGTTCGGCACGAAGTGGTTGTCCATGATGTCGACGTGCACGAGATCGGCGGTCGCGATGCGCCCGAGGTCGCGCTCGAGGTTCGCGAAGTCGGCAGCGAGGATGCTCGGGTTGATCCGCGTCGTCATGCTGACACCCTATCGAGCCGGGTCCGCCGTCGCGGTCGGCGGCGACAGCGGGTCGAGCTTGCGCAGCAGGGCGATGAACATGGCGTCGGTGCCGTGGCGATGGGGCCACAGCTGCACCGTCTGGCCGTCGCCGGGGAGATCGAGCGGATGCCGCGACACCTCCTGCACGACGGCGCGCGTGTCGAGCTGTTCCACGCGTCCGGCCCACCGTTCGAGCCCTGCACCGAGAGTGCCCTGTGTCTCGGCCGTGTGCGGCGAGCACGTGATGTACGCCAGGATGCCGCCGGGCGCGAGCGCGCCGACGGCAGCGTCGAGGAGCTCGCCCTGGAGCTTCGTGAGCTCCGCGACATCCGACGGCATCTTGCGCCACCGTGCCTCGGGCCGACGCCGCAGGGCGCCGAGGCCGGTGCACGGCGCATCGAGGAGGATGCGGTCGAACCCGCCGGGCGCCCCGAGCGCGGCGAGGTCGAGCTCCCGGCCGTCGGCCACTCGCACGTCGACGTCGACGGGCACCCCCGCGACGGCGGCGCGCACGAGGTCGGCGCGGGCGGGCACCATCTCATTCGCGACGAGCCGTGCGCCGACCGTGAGCGCCTCGGCGGCGAGGAGCGCCGTCTTGCCGCCGGGCCCGGCGCAGAGGTCGAGCCACTGCTCGCCGTCGTGAACCGGCACAGCCCGGCTGAGCGCGAGCGCCGCGAGCTGCGACCCTTCGTCTTGAACGCGGACGCGGCCGTCAGAGGCCTCCGCCGTGGCGATCGGATCGTCGGCGACGCCGCCCACGGGCGAGAAGCGATCGGGCGCGAACCCCGGAATCTCCGCCTCGTCGACCCCGAGACCCGGCAACACCGCGAGGTTCACGCGCGGCGCGGCGTTGTCGGCGTCGAGGAGCGCCTCGAGCTCGTCAGCGCGGCCCTCGCGGGCCAGCGCGGTGCGGAACGCCCGCACGATCCACGTCGGATGGCTCGTGACCCGGGCGAGCCGGTCGTCGACGTTGCGGGCACCGTCGGCGACGAGCACGCGCCACGCCTCGGGCGAGGTGCGTGAGACCGTGCGCAGCACCGCGTTCGCGAATCCCGCCGCCTTCGGGGCGACCCGTCGCGCGAGTGCGACCTGCTCGTAGACGGCGGCGTGCGTCGGCACACGGGTGGCAAGCAGCTGGTGCACCCCGAGTCGCAGGACGTCGAGGATCGCGGCGTCGATCGCCGTGGTCGCGCGCCCGGCGGCGATCTCGATGACGCGATCGTAGAAGCCCTGCATGCGCAGCGTTCCATAGGTCAGCTCGGTCGCGAAGGCCGCATCGGACCGACTGAGCCTGGCACGGCCGAGTCGCACCGGCAGGAGGAGGTTCGCGTACGCCTCGTCGGAGCGCACCGCCTCGAGCACCTCGAAGGCGATCAGCCGGGCGTCGGAGACCCGATCCGCTCCCCCGGCCTGCGGCTCGCGGCTCGCGTTGCCGGATCGTGCGCCACTCTCGCGCCGGTCGCGGCCCTCACCGCCGGTGCCGCGGCTCATCGCACGACCGCCGCGGCTCGTGCGGCGCCCCGCCACCAGTCGGCTGCATCCATGGCCGTGCGGCCCGCGGGCTGCACGCGCCGCAGCTCCAACGGGGCGGTTCCGGTGCCGATCAGCAGTCGGCCACCGGCGAGGGCGATCCCGCCGGGCTCGAGCGCGGGGACATCCGACGGTGCGGCCTCGGCGAGGTCGAGGACCTTGAGGCGATCGTCGCCGATGGTCGTCCACGCACCGGGCTCGGGCGTCACACCCCGGAAGCGAGACCGCACCTCGTGCGCGGGCCGCCGCCAGTCGAGCCGTGCGTCGTCGATCGTGAGCTTCGGGGCGAGGCTCGGGTCGCCGGTCTGGGGTTCCGCGTGCGCGGTGCCGGCCGCGATGGCGTCGACGACCTCGGCCACGAGATCTGCACCCGAGGCGGCGAGGGCGGCGAGCAGGTCTTCGGCGGTGTCGGCCTCATCGATCGGGTGGGAGACGGTCGCGAAGACGTCGCCGGCATCGAGTTGGGGCACGAGCTGGAACACGGATGCCCCGGTCACGGTGTCGCCCGCCATCAGGGCGTGCTGAACGGGCGCGGCGCCCCGCCACGCGGGCAGCAGCGAGAAGTGCAGGTTGATCCATCCGTGGCGGGGGGCCGACAGAAGCGGCTCCCGCACGAGCCCGCCGTAGGCGACGATGACGCCGAGATCGGGCCGGAGCGCCTCGATGGCCGCCGTCGCGTCGGCGTCGAGACGGCTCGCGGCGATCACCGGGATGCCCAGCCGATCGGCCGCCTCCGCGACCGGGGACGGCGTCAGGATGCGCTTGCGCCCGAGCGGGGCGGGCGGACGGGTGACGACGCCGACGAGCGTGTGCCCGGTCTTCGCGAGTCGCTCGAGCGACGGAACGGCGGCGGCCGGAGTGCCGGCGAAGACGAGGCGGAGGTTCTGCACACTCCATTCTCGCCGACCCTGGACGGCTACGGCACCTCGGGGTCGTCGAAGCGAACGCGGAGGACCGCCGGCCGCTTCGGCGGGCGGCCGGCGACCGGCCTGCGCCGCTCGGTCGCGACCCGGATCATCTCG harbors:
- a CDS encoding RsmB/NOP family class I SAM-dependent RNA methyltransferase, which produces MSRGTGGEGRDRRESGARSGNASREPQAGGADRVSDARLIAFEVLEAVRSDEAYANLLLPVRLGRARLSRSDAAFATELTYGTLRMQGFYDRVIEIAAGRATTAIDAAILDVLRLGVHQLLATRVPTHAAVYEQVALARRVAPKAAGFANAVLRTVSRTSPEAWRVLVADGARNVDDRLARVTSHPTWIVRAFRTALAREGRADELEALLDADNAAPRVNLAVLPGLGVDEAEIPGFAPDRFSPVGGVADDPIATAEASDGRVRVQDEGSQLAALALSRAVPVHDGEQWLDLCAGPGGKTALLAAEALTVGARLVANEMVPARADLVRAAVAGVPVDVDVRVADGRELDLAALGAPGGFDRILLDAPCTGLGALRRRPEARWRKMPSDVAELTKLQGELLDAAVGALAPGGILAYITCSPHTAETQGTLGAGLERWAGRVEQLDTRAVVQEVSRHPLDLPGDGQTVQLWPHRHGTDAMFIALLRKLDPLSPPTATADPAR
- the fmt gene encoding methionyl-tRNA formyltransferase gives rise to the protein MQNLRLVFAGTPAAAVPSLERLAKTGHTLVGVVTRPPAPLGRKRILTPSPVAEAADRLGIPVIAASRLDADATAAIEALRPDLGVIVAYGGLVREPLLSAPRHGWINLHFSLLPAWRGAAPVQHALMAGDTVTGASVFQLVPQLDAGDVFATVSHPIDEADTAEDLLAALAASGADLVAEVVDAIAAGTAHAEPQTGDPSLAPKLTIDDARLDWRRPAHEVRSRFRGVTPEPGAWTTIGDDRLKVLDLAEAAPSDVPALEPGGIALAGGRLLIGTGTAPLELRRVQPAGRTAMDAADWWRGAARAAAVVR